A region of Clostridium acetobutylicum ATCC 824 DNA encodes the following proteins:
- a CDS encoding D-alanyl-D-alanine carboxypeptidase family protein, whose translation MRKLIIFTLTVMFLFSTININIYAKVPDPPNVSADGAVLMDGNSGQILYEKNMNASYPPASTTKIMTALLTLEKCKLDDKVKVSNDFTTKYLALRDGNSIGITNGEELTVRDLLHALLLISANDAAVALAEHISGSPQAFATLMNKKAAELGCTNTNFKNPNGLYDKDHKTSAKDLALIMKELSKYPEYQKISTTLNYQMSPTNNMDAEKTKKSRNFWNEDKLVYKNSKNYYDKCIGGKAGYTILSLHSFVSVANNNGRKLVVALVHSKEKTFYDDSKALFEYGFNNFQQKKLFSKGDIVENYYLDGTKIPLLASEDYYYCTENGSKSVPKVQVDKNSLKKKYFSKGTQIMAAKISIDGKQIGTLKLNSAVTVKSNKLSNANSISGYFEDNKAIIGCILAAILLILALQFLRIKVRQNKDKSSYF comes from the coding sequence ATGAGAAAACTAATAATATTCACACTGACTGTAATGTTTTTATTTTCAACGATAAATATTAATATATATGCCAAAGTACCAGATCCACCAAATGTCTCCGCTGATGGCGCAGTTCTAATGGATGGTAATAGTGGACAAATTTTATACGAAAAAAATATGAATGCTTCTTATCCCCCAGCATCAACTACTAAAATAATGACAGCACTTTTAACTCTAGAAAAGTGCAAATTAGATGATAAGGTTAAGGTGAGCAACGACTTTACAACAAAGTACCTTGCTCTTAGGGATGGAAATTCTATAGGAATAACAAATGGAGAAGAGCTTACTGTTCGTGATCTTTTACATGCCCTTTTATTAATTTCAGCAAATGATGCTGCTGTAGCACTTGCTGAGCACATAAGTGGTTCACCTCAGGCATTTGCTACTTTGATGAATAAAAAGGCTGCTGAACTAGGATGTACTAACACCAATTTCAAAAATCCAAATGGTTTATACGATAAGGATCATAAGACTTCAGCTAAGGATCTTGCTTTAATAATGAAGGAACTTTCTAAATATCCTGAATATCAAAAAATTTCAACAACACTTAACTATCAAATGTCTCCAACTAACAATATGGATGCAGAAAAGACAAAGAAATCCAGAAACTTTTGGAACGAGGATAAGTTAGTCTACAAAAATTCAAAAAACTATTATGATAAATGTATTGGTGGAAAAGCTGGTTATACTATTTTATCACTTCATTCCTTTGTTTCTGTTGCTAATAACAATGGAAGAAAGCTTGTTGTTGCACTTGTACACAGTAAAGAGAAAACTTTTTATGATGATTCAAAAGCGTTATTTGAGTATGGTTTTAATAATTTTCAACAGAAAAAGCTATTTTCAAAGGGTGATATAGTTGAAAACTATTATTTAGACGGAACTAAAATCCCTCTTTTAGCCTCTGAAGATTATTACTATTGTACAGAAAATGGTTCAAAAAGTGTTCCAAAGGTTCAGGTTGACAAAAATTCTCTAAAGAAAAAGTATTTTTCAAAGGGAACACAAATTATGGCAGCTAAAATTTCTATAGATGGTAAACAAATTGGAACTTTAAAGCTGAACAGCGCTGTAACTGTTAAATCTAATAAACTTTCTAATGCAAACTCAATTTCAGGTTACTTTGAAGATAACAAAGCGATTATCGGATGTATTCTAGCTGCAATATTATTAATATTAGCTTTACAGTTTTTAAGAATAAAAGTAAGACAAAACAAAGATAAAAGTTCATATTTCTAA
- the rpsT gene encoding 30S ribosomal protein S20, with product MANIKSAKKRIKVIETKTLRNKMIKSALKTYIKKFEAAFEAKNVEESKTAFATVSKALDMAASKGIIHKNKAARKKSRLALKLNSLNA from the coding sequence ATGGCAAATATTAAATCAGCAAAAAAGAGAATAAAGGTAATCGAAACTAAAACTCTTAGAAATAAAATGATTAAATCAGCTTTAAAAACTTACATAAAGAAATTTGAGGCTGCTTTTGAAGCAAAGAATGTTGAAGAATCAAAAACTGCATTTGCTACTGTATCTAAAGCTTTAGATATGGCTGCTTCAAAAGGTATAATTCACAAAAATAAAGCTGCTAGAAAAAAATCAAGATTAGCTTTAAAATTAAATTCTTTAAATGCATAA
- a CDS encoding cation-transporting P-type ATPase, translating to MADWYGLAAVDVVNLFRSNYTTGLSDEEVLQNRKLYGSNKIVSTKNKNLMLSMIKEIVNPWFIFLIFCSCAFFYIGKFNYFFVVLLLDIFALIISILPYYRSYKTIKNIEKINLSKVSVLRNGKLMNINSEDLVVGDIVIFSKGNTIPGDIRIIECSGLKVSEVSVTGDESIMEKFSAKIYLETLEVSEMGNMLFKSSVVYAGEGQGIVVAVGDNTEFGKIVAPILNYDKNRNFLIRKVRVGMNYLAIFSFISWFGLTFFMNSNGKALNESLRQTSFLIIAGIPINILFLLYAMYVVIRAYFKSKNIDLKFLSIIENLSKINVIVTEKEEALTKSNMFVRKFYDNESIKNFDSKFFVNANIKRILEIGFLCNDFASKRNLNKTLNAAEKAIVEFVEGGDVDLEIAKRVFEIPYNGNKRIKTTVNKMRKRYRANVKGPVDSILKNCTHFMVDGVERELTQEAINSIKMADIQMSNESLYVMAFAYRNFSYKPSSDENIESNLVFVGLIGFESIFKEDVENAVEKCFVNSVKPIIFTEDGKLTAISMGRKIKVVKDATEVLSGVEMDNMSEEEIKNNIEKISVYSRVSEENKRDVIKNFKELGYNVLSSGSKLTELPALNEADLFISYGENSNKIVKRLSDIDFEKNDMGMIANMIINSRKLIIALKNLINYVFIWSFNLVAVILLLYMNNLNLKFNIEQILWILFFNVLINGIAIFSNYKKVITQYDFNLEEEIWHISAASIIFNGIIPAVIILASSAFFSNLNIQVFVFWAIIFEQIIYGLFDKFEKNIYFFVVIILNLVLEAGIALSSLGTYIFGIDRLSLYDMKIIGLVAVVQMAAIFLKKMFTE from the coding sequence ATGGCAGATTGGTATGGTTTAGCAGCTGTAGACGTTGTTAACCTCTTTAGGAGTAATTATACAACGGGACTAAGTGATGAGGAAGTTTTACAAAACAGAAAATTATATGGGAGCAATAAAATAGTCAGTACAAAAAATAAAAATTTAATGTTAAGCATGATCAAAGAAATAGTTAATCCATGGTTTATTTTTTTGATTTTTTGTTCATGTGCATTTTTTTATATAGGAAAGTTTAATTATTTTTTTGTAGTGCTACTTTTAGATATATTTGCTCTAATAATAAGTATACTTCCTTATTATAGAAGCTATAAAACAATCAAGAATATTGAAAAAATTAATCTAAGCAAAGTAAGCGTTCTCAGAAATGGAAAGCTTATGAATATTAACTCTGAGGACTTAGTTGTTGGTGATATAGTTATCTTTTCTAAAGGAAATACTATTCCAGGTGATATAAGAATAATAGAATGCAGTGGACTAAAGGTAAGTGAGGTAAGTGTAACAGGAGACGAAAGCATAATGGAAAAGTTTTCAGCTAAAATATACTTGGAGACTTTAGAAGTATCAGAGATGGGAAATATGCTTTTTAAGTCGTCTGTAGTGTATGCTGGAGAAGGTCAAGGTATAGTGGTAGCTGTTGGAGATAATACTGAATTCGGTAAAATAGTAGCCCCAATATTGAATTATGATAAAAATAGAAACTTCTTAATAAGGAAAGTAAGAGTTGGGATGAACTACTTAGCTATTTTTTCTTTTATTTCTTGGTTTGGACTTACGTTTTTTATGAATTCAAACGGAAAGGCATTAAATGAATCTTTGCGGCAAACATCATTTTTAATTATCGCAGGTATACCAATAAATATATTATTTTTATTATATGCTATGTATGTAGTTATAAGAGCATACTTTAAATCAAAGAATATTGACTTGAAGTTCTTATCAATAATTGAAAACTTATCTAAAATAAATGTTATTGTAACAGAAAAAGAAGAGGCTTTAACAAAAAGTAATATGTTTGTTAGAAAGTTTTATGATAATGAATCTATAAAAAATTTTGATTCTAAATTTTTTGTAAATGCAAATATTAAAAGAATACTTGAAATCGGTTTTTTATGTAATGATTTTGCTTCAAAGAGAAATTTAAACAAAACTCTAAATGCGGCAGAAAAGGCTATAGTGGAGTTTGTTGAAGGTGGAGATGTAGATTTAGAGATAGCTAAAAGAGTTTTTGAAATCCCATACAATGGTAATAAGAGGATTAAAACTACAGTAAATAAAATGAGAAAAAGGTACAGAGCTAATGTTAAGGGACCAGTGGATTCCATACTTAAAAACTGTACTCATTTCATGGTGGATGGTGTTGAAAGAGAACTTACTCAAGAAGCAATTAATAGTATAAAAATGGCAGACATACAAATGAGTAATGAGAGCTTATATGTAATGGCTTTTGCCTATAGGAACTTTAGTTATAAACCTAGTTCGGACGAAAATATAGAAAGCAATCTGGTATTTGTAGGGTTAATCGGGTTTGAAAGTATTTTTAAAGAAGATGTAGAAAATGCAGTGGAAAAATGCTTTGTGAATTCTGTAAAACCGATTATATTCACAGAAGATGGAAAACTTACAGCTATATCTATGGGCAGAAAGATAAAAGTTGTTAAAGACGCTACAGAAGTTTTATCAGGTGTAGAAATGGATAATATGTCTGAGGAAGAAATAAAGAATAACATTGAGAAAATTAGTGTTTATTCAAGAGTTTCGGAAGAAAATAAGCGGGATGTCATAAAAAATTTCAAGGAGTTAGGCTACAATGTTTTAAGCTCAGGATCAAAATTAACAGAACTGCCTGCACTTAATGAAGCTGATTTATTTATATCCTATGGTGAAAACTCCAATAAGATAGTGAAAAGATTAAGTGATATAGATTTTGAAAAAAATGATATGGGCATGATTGCAAATATGATTATAAATAGTAGAAAATTGATTATAGCACTTAAAAATTTAATTAATTATGTTTTTATTTGGAGCTTTAATCTTGTAGCAGTAATCTTATTGCTTTATATGAATAACTTAAATTTAAAGTTTAATATAGAACAGATATTATGGATTCTATTTTTTAATGTTTTGATAAATGGTATTGCAATTTTTTCTAACTATAAAAAAGTTATAACACAATACGATTTCAATTTAGAAGAAGAAATATGGCATATAAGTGCAGCTTCCATAATTTTTAATGGAATAATTCCTGCAGTGATAATTTTAGCAAGCAGTGCATTTTTTAGTAATTTAAATATTCAGGTGTTTGTATTTTGGGCTATTATATTTGAACAAATAATTTATGGATTGTTTGATAAGTTCGAGAAAAATATTTATTTTTTTGTTGTGATAATTTTGAATTTAGTTTTAGAGGCAGGTATAGCGTTGAGTAGTTTAGGCACTTATATTTTCGGAATTGATAGATTGAGTTTATATGATATGAAAATTATAGGTTTAGTTGCAGTAGTACAGATGGCAGCAATATTTTTGAAAAAAATGTTTACGGAATAG
- a CDS encoding ComEA family DNA-binding protein produces MKNKKAVVGSITIIFIFVVLIFIGYEVESRGEDNSSNVSVSEVMNNKKSKKSNENETKEVSAQIFGAVKNPGVYSLKSNSRVKDLIDQAGGFLDNADKFSINGAAKLVDGANIYVKAQGEKDSKVTNTSSSQENTQPQQNSSGEDKLDINTATVDDIVSKKIKGIGKGLAQRIVDYREKNGGRISSVEDLQKAIGKKRGQDLMDYVNIN; encoded by the coding sequence GTGAAAAATAAGAAAGCTGTTGTGGGATCTATAACTATAATTTTTATATTTGTAGTGTTGATTTTTATTGGATATGAAGTGGAAAGTAGGGGGGAGGATAATTCTAGTAATGTTTCTGTTTCTGAAGTCATGAATAATAAGAAAAGCAAGAAATCTAATGAAAATGAAACAAAAGAAGTTAGTGCGCAAATTTTTGGTGCGGTGAAAAATCCAGGCGTGTATTCTCTAAAATCCAATAGTAGAGTTAAAGATTTGATTGATCAAGCAGGAGGATTTTTAGATAATGCAGACAAGTTTAGTATAAATGGTGCTGCAAAATTAGTTGATGGTGCAAATATATATGTTAAAGCTCAAGGAGAAAAAGATAGTAAAGTAACAAATACTTCATCATCACAAGAAAATACTCAACCACAGCAAAATTCTTCAGGAGAAGATAAATTGGATATAAATACAGCTACAGTAGATGATATTGTAAGCAAAAAAATAAAAGGTATAGGGAAGGGGTTAGCTCAGAGGATAGTGGATTATAGAGAAAAAAATGGTGGTAGAATAAGTTCGGTAGAAGATTTACAAAAAGCTATAGGTAAAAAAAGAGGACAGGATTTAATGGATTATGTAAATATAAATTAA
- the holA gene encoding DNA polymerase III subunit delta has translation MINYTELEENIKKNNIENVYIMCGFNEKLMKESINKILKKSISQDFESLNYSVFDGNEVEFEDILNACETVPFMSEKRMVVVYRAGFLNDNSSGSNKNSDKLIKDIEKYVPNVPKHCILVMYYVFDNTREKPSYRVKKFDKKVCVVEFSKLRGMQFQKKVKDVFAEKGKQIGKTELNYFCSRVENNMDIVYNEIEKLCCYTLEKEITKESIDNLLQPNETDDIFNLVDYISQSKPEMAITVLNEIMYKGVKANSILYMVERQFKLMLSIKIGIENKQSKEALVKELKLNPYVCDKMINECKRFTMKKILKSLDICLRTEKELKSVSGDPKFKMEVLIINLAII, from the coding sequence ATGATTAACTATACTGAACTTGAAGAAAATATTAAGAAAAACAATATAGAAAATGTATACATAATGTGCGGTTTTAATGAAAAACTTATGAAGGAAAGTATAAATAAAATACTAAAAAAATCAATAAGCCAGGATTTTGAAAGTCTAAATTACAGTGTGTTTGATGGAAATGAAGTTGAGTTTGAGGATATTTTAAATGCTTGCGAAACTGTTCCGTTTATGAGCGAAAAAAGGATGGTAGTTGTATATAGAGCTGGTTTCTTAAACGATAATTCAAGTGGTTCTAATAAAAATTCGGATAAGTTAATAAAGGACATAGAAAAGTATGTACCTAACGTACCTAAGCACTGCATATTGGTTATGTATTATGTATTTGATAATACTAGAGAAAAGCCTTCTTACAGGGTTAAGAAATTTGATAAAAAGGTATGTGTGGTAGAATTTTCAAAACTTAGAGGAATGCAGTTTCAGAAAAAGGTTAAAGACGTATTTGCTGAGAAAGGAAAACAAATAGGAAAAACTGAGCTCAATTATTTTTGCAGCAGGGTAGAAAATAACATGGATATAGTTTATAACGAGATTGAAAAGTTATGCTGCTACACTCTTGAAAAAGAGATAACAAAAGAAAGTATAGATAACCTTCTTCAACCTAATGAAACAGACGATATTTTCAATTTAGTAGATTACATTTCTCAATCAAAACCAGAGATGGCTATAACTGTTTTAAATGAAATAATGTACAAGGGTGTAAAAGCAAATAGTATATTATATATGGTAGAAAGACAATTTAAACTAATGCTAAGTATAAAAATAGGTATTGAAAATAAGCAAAGTAAGGAAGCGCTTGTTAAGGAGTTAAAATTAAATCCATACGTATGCGATAAGATGATAAATGAGTGTAAGAGATTTACTATGAAAAAAATACTTAAATCTTTAGATATATGTCTCAGAACTGAAAAAGAGCTTAAAAGTGTTTCGGGAGATCCTAAATTTAAGATGGAAGTTTTGATTATAAATTTGGCAATAATATAA